A window of the Gossypium hirsutum isolate 1008001.06 chromosome A03, Gossypium_hirsutum_v2.1, whole genome shotgun sequence genome harbors these coding sequences:
- the LOC107886273 gene encoding glucan endo-1,3-beta-glucosidase 3 isoform X2: MFHLIVGISSFFSFLDIDAYIGVNIGTDLSDMPTPTEVVALLKAQRIRHVRLYDADQAMLLALAKTGIQVTVSVPNDQLLGIGQSNATAANWVARNIVAHVPATNITAIAVGSEVLTALPNAAPILVSALKFIDSALVASNLDDQIKVSTPHSSSIILDSFPPSQAFFNRSWDPVMVPLLKFLQSTGSYLMLNVYPYYDYMQSNGKIPLDYALFRPLPPNKEAVDANTLLHYTNVFDAVVDAAYFAMSYLNFTNIPIVVTESGWPSKGDSSEPDAIVDNANTYNSNLIKHVLNNTGTPKHPGIAVSTYIYELYNEDLRPGSDSEKNWGLFDANGIPVYTLHLTGADTVFANDTTNKTFCIAKRGADPKMLQAALDWACGPGKVDCSPLLMGHPCYEPNNVASHSTYAFNAYYQRMAKSPGTCDFKGVATITTSDPSHGSCIFPGSSRKNGTLINGTSLAPSSNDTSSARPPQSYGTGFFTTSVMIGVLLTGAVFL; encoded by the exons ATGTTTCATTTAATTGTTGGaatctcttcatttttctcatttttggaCATAG ATGCCTACATTGGTGTGAACATTGGTACGGACCTTTCGGACATGCCAACTCCTACTGAAGTGGTGGCCCTTCTCAAGGCTCAGAGAATAAGACATGTTAGACTTTATGATGCTGACCAAGCCATGCTCCTTGCGCTTGCCAAAACAGGTATCCAGGTGACTGTCTCTGTCCCCAATGACCAACTCCTCGGTATCGGTCAGTCAAATGCCACTGCAGCTAATTGGGTGGCTCGCAATATTGTAGCCCATGTCCCTGCCACCAACATCACAGCAATAGCTGTCGGATCTGAAGTTCTAACAGCACTCCCGAATGCTGCTCCCATTCTAGTTTCTGCCTTAAAGTTCATCGATTCTGCCCTTGTAGCTTCTAATCTCGACGATCAAATCAAAGTCTCTACTCCACATTCTTCTTCAATTATTTTGGACTCTTTTCCACCTTCACAAGCTTTCTTTAACCGTTCATGGGATCCAGTCATGGTTCCATTGCTAAAATTTTTGCAGTCTACGGGGTCGTACCTCATGCTTAATGTATATCCGTATTATGATTATATGCAATCAAATGGCAAGATCCCATTGGACTATGCACTTTTCCGTCCTCTTCCTCCTAACAAAGAAGCCGTGGATGCTAACACACTCCTGCATTATACTAATGTCTTCGATGCTGTTGTTGATGCAGCATATTTTGCAATGTCTTATTTAAACTTTACCAACATTCCGATTGTAGTAACTGAATCTGGTTGGCCTTCTAAGGGTGATTCTTCTGAGCCTGATGCTATAGTTGATAATGCTAATACATACAACAGTAACCTGATCAAGCATGTGCTCAATAACACTGGGACTCCTAAACACCCTGGGATTGCAGTTAGTACATACATCTATGAGCTTTACAATGAAGATTTGAGACCTGGGTCTGACTCGGAAAAAAACTGGGGGCTATTTGATGCCAATGGAATACCAGTTTATACTTTGCACTTGACAGGTGCTGATACTGTTTTCGCGAATGACACAACGAACAAAACTTTTTGCATTGCGAAGCGGGGTGCTGATCCAAAGATGTTACAAGCAGCTCTTGATTGGGCTTGTGGACCAGGGAAAGTTGATTGCTCACCTTTGCTGATGGGGCATCCGTGTTATGAGCCCAATAACGTGGCTTCCCATTCAACTTATGCTTTCAATGCGTATTACCAGCGGATGGCCAAATCTCCTGGCACCTGTGATTTCAAGGGGGTGGCTACCATCACTACAAGTGATCCGA GTCATGGTTCGTGTATATTTCCTGGAAG TTCCAGAAAGAATGGAACTTTAATTAATGGTACATCGCTGGCTCCTTCATCGAATGACACAAGTTCAGCCCGCCCACCACAATCCTATGGCACTGGTTTTTTCACAACCTCTGTGATGATAGGTGTTTTACTTACAGGTGCTGTTTTCTTGTAG
- the LOC107886273 gene encoding glucan endo-1,3-beta-glucosidase 3 isoform X1, with translation MAIFLLLLLLLVSAVSGDEDAYIGVNIGTDLSDMPTPTEVVALLKAQRIRHVRLYDADQAMLLALAKTGIQVTVSVPNDQLLGIGQSNATAANWVARNIVAHVPATNITAIAVGSEVLTALPNAAPILVSALKFIDSALVASNLDDQIKVSTPHSSSIILDSFPPSQAFFNRSWDPVMVPLLKFLQSTGSYLMLNVYPYYDYMQSNGKIPLDYALFRPLPPNKEAVDANTLLHYTNVFDAVVDAAYFAMSYLNFTNIPIVVTESGWPSKGDSSEPDAIVDNANTYNSNLIKHVLNNTGTPKHPGIAVSTYIYELYNEDLRPGSDSEKNWGLFDANGIPVYTLHLTGADTVFANDTTNKTFCIAKRGADPKMLQAALDWACGPGKVDCSPLLMGHPCYEPNNVASHSTYAFNAYYQRMAKSPGTCDFKGVATITTSDPSHGSCIFPGSSRKNGTLINGTSLAPSSNDTSSARPPQSYGTGFFTTSVMIGVLLTGAVFL, from the exons ATGGCCATTTTCTTGCTGCTTTTGCTTTTGCTTGTCTCTGCTGTTTCTGGTGATGAAG ATGCCTACATTGGTGTGAACATTGGTACGGACCTTTCGGACATGCCAACTCCTACTGAAGTGGTGGCCCTTCTCAAGGCTCAGAGAATAAGACATGTTAGACTTTATGATGCTGACCAAGCCATGCTCCTTGCGCTTGCCAAAACAGGTATCCAGGTGACTGTCTCTGTCCCCAATGACCAACTCCTCGGTATCGGTCAGTCAAATGCCACTGCAGCTAATTGGGTGGCTCGCAATATTGTAGCCCATGTCCCTGCCACCAACATCACAGCAATAGCTGTCGGATCTGAAGTTCTAACAGCACTCCCGAATGCTGCTCCCATTCTAGTTTCTGCCTTAAAGTTCATCGATTCTGCCCTTGTAGCTTCTAATCTCGACGATCAAATCAAAGTCTCTACTCCACATTCTTCTTCAATTATTTTGGACTCTTTTCCACCTTCACAAGCTTTCTTTAACCGTTCATGGGATCCAGTCATGGTTCCATTGCTAAAATTTTTGCAGTCTACGGGGTCGTACCTCATGCTTAATGTATATCCGTATTATGATTATATGCAATCAAATGGCAAGATCCCATTGGACTATGCACTTTTCCGTCCTCTTCCTCCTAACAAAGAAGCCGTGGATGCTAACACACTCCTGCATTATACTAATGTCTTCGATGCTGTTGTTGATGCAGCATATTTTGCAATGTCTTATTTAAACTTTACCAACATTCCGATTGTAGTAACTGAATCTGGTTGGCCTTCTAAGGGTGATTCTTCTGAGCCTGATGCTATAGTTGATAATGCTAATACATACAACAGTAACCTGATCAAGCATGTGCTCAATAACACTGGGACTCCTAAACACCCTGGGATTGCAGTTAGTACATACATCTATGAGCTTTACAATGAAGATTTGAGACCTGGGTCTGACTCGGAAAAAAACTGGGGGCTATTTGATGCCAATGGAATACCAGTTTATACTTTGCACTTGACAGGTGCTGATACTGTTTTCGCGAATGACACAACGAACAAAACTTTTTGCATTGCGAAGCGGGGTGCTGATCCAAAGATGTTACAAGCAGCTCTTGATTGGGCTTGTGGACCAGGGAAAGTTGATTGCTCACCTTTGCTGATGGGGCATCCGTGTTATGAGCCCAATAACGTGGCTTCCCATTCAACTTATGCTTTCAATGCGTATTACCAGCGGATGGCCAAATCTCCTGGCACCTGTGATTTCAAGGGGGTGGCTACCATCACTACAAGTGATCCGA GTCATGGTTCGTGTATATTTCCTGGAAG TTCCAGAAAGAATGGAACTTTAATTAATGGTACATCGCTGGCTCCTTCATCGAATGACACAAGTTCAGCCCGCCCACCACAATCCTATGGCACTGGTTTTTTCACAACCTCTGTGATGATAGGTGTTTTACTTACAGGTGCTGTTTTCTTGTAG